A stretch of Kaistella flava (ex Peng et al. 2021) DNA encodes these proteins:
- a CDS encoding type I restriction-modification system subunit M translates to MAIKKTELYRSLWASCDELRGGMDASQYKDYVLTMLFVKYISDKAKSDQDFAIEIPEGAFFEDMVNLIGNTEIGDKINKQVLNPIKEANGLNDFPDFNDESKLGKGKDLVETVSNLVRIFNDNSLDFSKNSAEGDDILGDAYEYLMRPFATESGKSKGQFYTPAEVSRILAKVIGITFNNATTQTTAYDPTCGSGSLLLKVANEAGKAITLYGQEKETTTANLAHMNMILHGAETAEIVADNTLTRPAYKEADGSLKRFDYVVANPPFSLKSWSNGVNIESDEYDRFTLGVPPEKNGDYAFLLHILQSMKANGKAAVVLPHGVLFRGNAEGEIRKNILKKGYIKGIIGLPANLFYGTGIPACIIVLDKENAEHRKGIFMMDASKGFLKDGNKNRLREQDLRKITDVFTQMQEVPKYSRMVPMSEIADAKNDYNLNIPRYIDMQESEDIQDLLAHLQGGIPVRDLEAMQTYWNAYPKLKHDLFSPLREGYVKLNVAVADIKSTIYNHPEFKAFNATLDQTYHDWLDGQMKIWETLAEHSNGKDMIAQMSESLLKAFENNTLVNGYDLYQYAMTYWQETMQDDVYSVSLDGWKAGNEWERTIIKGKKGKDGKPGKDKEVAGLAGVEGRMISPELMVEVYFKELNDKLNDLENQYNLTQEALKEIEDENQDDDSIFAELDKINLKNAKVLYKDRKAVKAPKEELSYIKSYIDSQEALAGIGKLIKIAKDNIEAKIVEKYPKLTEADIKDLVLNHKWKAHLLTTLHQEQDKISQGLTQRINALAERYATTLASSQTELAAAETKVMAHLEKMGLVW, encoded by the coding sequence ATGGCCATTAAAAAAACAGAACTATACCGCTCACTTTGGGCGAGTTGTGACGAATTACGAGGCGGAATGGACGCCTCTCAATATAAAGATTATGTACTCACGATGTTATTCGTAAAGTATATTTCAGACAAAGCGAAATCAGATCAGGATTTTGCCATCGAAATTCCAGAAGGTGCCTTCTTTGAGGATATGGTGAACCTGATCGGCAATACCGAGATTGGTGATAAAATCAATAAGCAGGTTTTGAATCCGATTAAAGAAGCCAATGGTCTGAATGATTTCCCCGACTTTAATGACGAAAGCAAATTAGGCAAAGGAAAAGATCTGGTAGAAACCGTTTCTAATCTGGTCAGAATCTTTAATGATAACAGTTTAGATTTTTCTAAAAACTCCGCGGAAGGCGATGATATTCTGGGCGATGCTTATGAATATTTGATGCGACCTTTTGCGACAGAATCAGGAAAATCCAAAGGTCAATTTTATACGCCTGCCGAAGTTTCAAGGATTTTAGCAAAAGTTATTGGGATTACTTTTAATAATGCTACTACGCAAACTACGGCTTATGATCCGACCTGTGGATCGGGATCGTTATTGTTGAAAGTGGCGAACGAAGCCGGAAAAGCCATTACGCTTTACGGTCAGGAAAAAGAAACCACCACCGCCAACTTAGCGCACATGAACATGATTTTGCATGGTGCGGAAACAGCAGAAATTGTTGCCGATAATACGTTGACAAGACCCGCGTACAAAGAAGCCGATGGCAGTTTGAAACGTTTTGATTACGTGGTTGCCAATCCGCCTTTTTCTTTGAAGAGTTGGAGCAATGGCGTGAATATCGAAAGTGATGAATACGACCGATTTACTTTAGGCGTTCCTCCCGAGAAGAATGGAGATTATGCTTTTCTACTGCATATTTTACAATCGATGAAAGCCAATGGAAAAGCCGCAGTAGTTTTGCCACATGGCGTTTTGTTCCGTGGAAATGCAGAAGGTGAAATCCGTAAAAACATTTTAAAGAAAGGTTATATCAAAGGGATTATCGGTTTGCCGGCGAATTTATTTTACGGTACGGGAATTCCGGCCTGTATAATTGTGCTCGACAAAGAAAATGCAGAACATCGTAAAGGAATTTTCATGATGGATGCCAGCAAAGGTTTCCTGAAAGATGGGAACAAAAACCGTTTGCGTGAACAGGATTTGCGTAAGATTACCGATGTCTTTACCCAAATGCAGGAAGTTCCCAAATACAGCCGCATGGTTCCGATGAGCGAAATCGCCGATGCTAAAAACGATTACAATTTAAATATTCCGCGATATATCGATATGCAGGAAAGTGAAGATATTCAGGATTTATTGGCGCATTTGCAAGGTGGCATTCCGGTGCGTGATCTGGAAGCGATGCAAACGTACTGGAACGCTTATCCGAAACTAAAACATGATTTATTCTCGCCGTTGCGGGAAGGTTATGTGAAACTGAATGTTGCAGTTGCCGATATTAAAAGCACTATTTATAATCATCCAGAATTCAAGGCATTTAATGCAACTTTAGACCAAACCTATCACGATTGGTTAGACGGTCAAATGAAAATTTGGGAAACCTTGGCGGAACATTCCAACGGTAAAGATATGATTGCCCAAATGAGCGAAAGTCTGCTCAAAGCCTTTGAAAATAATACTTTGGTGAATGGTTACGATTTATACCAATACGCGATGACCTATTGGCAGGAAACCATGCAGGATGATGTGTATTCGGTTTCTTTGGACGGCTGGAAAGCCGGCAATGAATGGGAACGAACCATCATTAAAGGAAAGAAAGGCAAAGATGGCAAACCCGGAAAAGATAAAGAAGTGGCAGGATTAGCTGGCGTGGAAGGACGAATGATTTCGCCGGAATTGATGGTCGAAGTTTATTTTAAAGAACTAAATGATAAACTAAATGACCTTGAAAATCAATACAACTTAACCCAAGAAGCTTTAAAAGAAATTGAAGATGAGAATCAAGATGACGATTCGATCTTTGCAGAATTAGATAAAATTAATCTAAAGAATGCTAAAGTTTTATATAAAGACAGGAAGGCAGTAAAAGCGCCAAAAGAAGAACTGAGTTATATTAAAAGCTATATTGATTCTCAAGAAGCATTAGCCGGAATAGGAAAATTAATTAAAATTGCTAAAGATAACATTGAAGCAAAAATTGTTGAGAAATATCCTAAACTGACCGAAGCCGATATTAAAGATCTGGTTTTGAATCACAAATGGAAAGCGCATCTCTTAACGACTTTGCACCAGGAACAGGATAAAATCTCGCAGGGTTTAACCCAAAGAATTAATGCTTTGGCAGAACGCTATGCGACGACTTTGGCAAGTTCGCAAACGGAATTGGCAGCAGCCGAAACCAAAGTGATGGCGCATTTAGAAAAAATGGGATTGGTATGGTAA
- a CDS encoding transposase translates to MDKYKNKYRIQSARATWWNYGWAGAYFITICTKNRNHYFGGINQGEKNKMNLSNCGILADVFWHEIKNHAQNVELGAFVVMPNHIHGILILGEDSESGADSEDTGDMRDTRDIAETGHAPSVPRLGLRSQLKSNDNSQFNEDFESIKSPSRMGKNTVSSIIGSYKSAVTKNANRLGLEFAWQERFHDHIIRNDGEYQRINDYIESNINHWNEDKFR, encoded by the coding sequence ATGGATAAATACAAAAATAAATACCGCATACAATCTGCCCGCGCCACCTGGTGGAATTACGGATGGGCGGGTGCGTATTTTATTACCATTTGTACCAAAAACAGGAATCATTATTTTGGAGGAATTAATCAGGGCGAAAAAAACAAAATGAATTTATCAAATTGCGGGATATTGGCAGATGTATTTTGGCATGAAATAAAAAATCATGCCCAGAATGTAGAATTGGGCGCATTTGTGGTAATGCCGAATCATATTCATGGGATATTGATATTAGGCGAGGATTCGGAATCTGGCGCAGATTCTGAAGATACGGGGGATATGCGGGATACGCGCGATATTGCAGAGACGGGGCATGCCCCGTCTGTACCGCGATTGGGATTGCGATCGCAATTAAAATCCAATGATAATTCCCAATTCAATGAGGATTTCGAATCTATAAAATCGCCATCAAGGATGGGGAAAAATACCGTATCATCGATTATAGGATCCTATAAATCTGCCGTAACCAAAAATGCGAATCGTTTGGGATTAGAATTTGCGTGGCAAGAGCGATTTCATGATCATATCATCCGCAATGATGGTGAATATCAACGGATCAATGATTATATAGAATCTAATATTAATCATTGGAATGAGGATAAATTTAGATAA
- a CDS encoding DUF262 domain-containing protein, protein MNQNTLLLLPIKNLHGKEFIIEKYQRGYKWGKKEILELLNDINEYEPSKGVYCIQPIILKPLNVLNKEDITIEDLTYTIYNENEVIDGQQRTTSIYLILEYLRYLGLVDEKIKYSINYKIRDKSGAFLSEQIRGLFEDLSTDIIEKLAEKNYKDLSEVQTFWSNYILKNEGKGYDNVDIYHFFTASYYIKNWFKQYIGENHEQRKSFVDKLINHIHFIWYSLDDSIESKDVVNVFLNNNKGKISLTTSELIKALFILDISNKESKAIAEYKINRFALEWDMIEKKLQDDTFWYFIQPDKEKYNKGTRIDFLFDLKFERKNKDDDSFSYRKYEQLFNELKNDREGSFESKWSDIIQLYNKLIDWYNEPFTYNYIGYLTATKILNLQGILSLSVGRRKQEFKQDLKDCIKTEFAKTIRKDNKQILPYHIDNLHYKDFYRQSQNVILLYNVLYHVERMAQNKFPFELYVKEKWSIEHIIPQTPKDIDDFVEYKLWFEDQIKYKNPENEITSEEKDILEKLKKINGFEDLKIDIELQDRVNKLAESFENKTHLISNLLLLDRNTNSALSNHRFLDKRTKILEFDRHGKNDENERVFIPMETLNAFNKTFSENLELKQWSNEDGQDYKDAIEARLEYFLPKN, encoded by the coding sequence ATGAATCAAAACACTTTACTTTTACTACCAATAAAAAATCTCCATGGGAAAGAATTTATCATCGAAAAATACCAGCGAGGATACAAATGGGGGAAAAAAGAAATTCTAGAACTTTTAAATGATATCAATGAATATGAGCCAAGTAAAGGAGTTTACTGTATTCAACCAATTATATTAAAACCACTTAATGTTCTTAATAAAGAAGATATAACAATTGAAGACCTGACTTATACAATTTACAATGAAAATGAGGTGATTGATGGTCAGCAGAGAACAACATCAATTTATCTTATTTTAGAATACTTAAGATATCTAGGTTTAGTTGATGAAAAAATTAAATATTCAATTAACTATAAAATAAGAGATAAAAGTGGTGCTTTTTTATCTGAACAAATAAGAGGTCTATTCGAAGATTTATCAACAGACATTATTGAAAAATTAGCTGAAAAAAATTATAAAGATTTATCCGAAGTTCAAACTTTTTGGTCAAATTACATATTAAAAAACGAAGGAAAAGGATATGATAATGTAGACATCTATCATTTTTTTACGGCATCTTATTATATTAAAAACTGGTTCAAGCAGTATATTGGAGAAAATCACGAACAAAGAAAATCGTTTGTAGATAAATTGATTAATCATATTCATTTTATTTGGTATTCTTTAGACGATTCAATTGAAAGTAAAGATGTGGTTAATGTATTCCTAAATAATAATAAAGGAAAAATTTCTCTAACAACTTCTGAATTAATAAAAGCATTATTTATTTTAGATATTTCAAATAAAGAAAGTAAAGCGATAGCAGAGTATAAAATCAATCGTTTTGCTTTAGAATGGGATATGATAGAGAAGAAGTTGCAGGATGACACCTTTTGGTATTTTATTCAACCGGATAAAGAAAAATATAATAAAGGAACTAGAATTGATTTTTTATTTGATTTAAAATTCGAAAGAAAAAATAAGGATGATGACTCTTTCTCTTACCGAAAGTATGAGCAGCTTTTTAATGAATTAAAAAACGATAGGGAAGGGAGTTTTGAAAGTAAATGGAGTGATATTATTCAATTGTATAATAAACTTATCGATTGGTACAATGAACCATTCACTTACAATTACATAGGTTATTTAACTGCCACTAAAATATTAAATTTACAGGGGATTTTATCTCTAAGTGTAGGTAGAAGGAAACAAGAATTCAAGCAAGATTTAAAAGATTGTATAAAAACAGAATTTGCAAAAACTATTAGAAAAGATAATAAACAAATCCTTCCATATCATATAGATAATTTACATTATAAAGATTTTTATCGCCAATCACAGAATGTGATTTTGTTATATAACGTTCTTTACCATGTTGAAAGAATGGCTCAAAATAAATTTCCTTTCGAGCTGTATGTAAAAGAGAAATGGAGTATTGAGCATATCATACCTCAAACGCCAAAAGACATCGATGATTTCGTGGAATATAAATTATGGTTTGAGGATCAAATTAAATATAAAAATCCTGAAAACGAGATTACGTCGGAAGAAAAAGATATCCTTGAAAAGTTAAAAAAAATTAATGGTTTTGAAGATTTGAAAATTGATATAGAATTACAAGATCGTGTAAATAAGCTTGCGGAAAGTTTTGAAAATAAAACTCATTTGATTTCAAATTTATTATTATTAGATAGAAATACAAATAGTGCATTAAGTAACCACAGGTTCTTAGATAAGCGAACAAAAATTCTAGAATTTGACCGTCATGGAAAAAACGATGAAAATGAACGGGTCTTTATTCCTATGGAAACTCTTAATGCGTTTAATAAAACCTTCTCTGAAAATCTTGAACTTAAACAGTGGTCTAATGAAGACGGCCAAGATTACAAAGATGCTATTGAAGCGCGTTTAGAATACTTTTTACCAAAAAACTAA
- a CDS encoding restriction endonuclease subunit S has protein sequence MKQTEIGLIPEDWNVIKLGDYSKLKNGFAFKSEYFSDKGPIVVTPGNFKLEGGLKFESNKTIRYKGPVDDFMKFSNGDLIMVMTDLTPDCNLLGKSGIVNTDEVLLHNQRIGKLILKKDLNSLYLSYFLNSSMFSNRMKNTATGSTVRHTSSPTIKNTYLSLPPLAEQEAIATALSNCDSWIDSIEEVLAKKRLIKQGAIQELLTPREDWEVKKLGEIINFKNGAAHENVVDENGDYVIVNSKFISQEGRVRKYSNAFLCPLYKNEIVMVMSDIPNGKALAKCFIIDHNNTYTLNQRICAFEAKDNFNPKFLFYKINRNDYFLSFDSGSGQTNLRRDEVLNCPIDFPSLSEQMRIATILSDMDVEIEVLEEKLHKARQIKQGMMQELLTGRVRLV, from the coding sequence ATGAAGCAGACGGAGATTGGTTTGATTCCGGAGGATTGGAACGTTATTAAACTTGGAGATTACTCTAAACTAAAAAATGGCTTTGCATTTAAAAGTGAATATTTTTCTGATAAAGGTCCAATCGTTGTAACTCCAGGGAACTTTAAATTGGAAGGAGGATTAAAATTTGAATCAAACAAAACGATAAGATATAAAGGTCCAGTTGATGATTTCATGAAGTTTTCAAATGGTGATTTAATAATGGTAATGACTGATTTAACGCCAGATTGCAATTTGTTAGGCAAATCTGGGATAGTTAATACTGATGAAGTTTTACTGCACAATCAAAGGATTGGAAAACTTATTTTGAAGAAAGATTTAAATTCATTGTACTTAAGTTATTTTTTGAATTCCAGTATGTTTTCAAATAGAATGAAAAATACTGCAACTGGTTCAACTGTTAGACATACTTCAAGTCCCACAATTAAAAATACTTATTTATCACTTCCACCACTCGCCGAACAAGAAGCCATTGCAACAGCCTTAAGTAATTGCGATTCCTGGATTGACAGCATCGAAGAAGTTCTAGCCAAAAAACGCCTCATCAAACAAGGTGCGATACAGGAATTGTTGACGCCGAGAGAGGATTGGGAAGTGAAAAAGTTGGGGGAAATAATCAATTTTAAAAATGGTGCTGCTCACGAAAACGTTGTTGATGAAAATGGTGATTATGTAATTGTCAACTCAAAATTTATTTCGCAAGAAGGTAGAGTCAGAAAGTATTCAAACGCCTTTTTGTGTCCTTTATATAAAAATGAAATTGTAATGGTAATGAGTGATATCCCTAATGGGAAAGCACTTGCCAAATGTTTTATTATTGACCATAACAATACTTATACTTTAAATCAAAGAATTTGTGCTTTTGAAGCAAAAGATAATTTTAATCCAAAGTTTCTATTTTATAAAATAAATAGAAATGATTATTTCTTATCGTTTGATAGTGGAAGTGGACAAACCAATTTGAGAAGAGATGAAGTTCTAAATTGTCCAATTGATTTCCCATCCCTTTCGGAGCAAATGCGTATCGCCACGATCTTATCGGATATGGATGTAGAAATCGAAGTGCTGGAAGAAAAACTGCACAAGGCCCGCCAAATCAAGCAAGGCATGATGCAGGAACTGCTGACGGGGAGAGTGAGGTTGGTGTAA
- a CDS encoding DUF262 domain-containing protein: MTDTKYTTFWNVLNNIGIEIPAIQRDYAQGREVGRIPIIRKKFINTLLSAIEDNTPTRLDFIYGKIYGEKNIEELRKNTHSIKSLLDSIREYADSIDLIVSENDIVEKGNNKGETVFLIPLDGQQRLTALFLIHWFINSNLEKNECYKNLQQLKRFRYKTRKSTELFIEMLCDETVSFNFTKNLYEEIVNHERFSTTWKDDPTVKSMLVVINEIQQYFNNKEEKILSEDYSSIWKNLTENEILHFDFLNLKNFSLSDDLYVKMNARGKELSDFENFKAWLIGKIENDEWLESELWNEYSLKFDVEWNDLFWAQKSENVYEIDDAYFNYFKILYLTDLVSEAKIMKSAFKAGEINDVIESIIKNSPDFDFEKIYNEKFKNQLSRYFKIIDFCGDNKLKSEKNRVAIQEFKKFLFNSTSEISWIDLIKNYIIISFVEANSKNALNQFNFESYFRVLSNLFNNQTFDSASLYQNAINDINSINEDLIGNDYNIYDWLINLEEETYSSVFTKGQISEDKLKTSLIYQGDQKVIDEQWLALIEEAESHEYFNGKIGFLLTFSNKDKNLFRKYLDKISPLFTSKILNIENYLLQRSLLTYGNYFGSRGGDKVSFFKNDNTSYRSRRENWLGFLLDYNQNLLLKNLVDDELYDESNVIDSLNKIIDRFIENNSEIDMINTNISNIDYYKLYIYCPDLFKYGSSNLIQLDQKKYAYQLNATNTGGYFNDVLLEYIKKKYFSKCEVVEVKRTLGWDNSPNIVLGNKIFRVVPKNNNILVEEVENGDVIEEFNTLRELINFIEINLISNHDLPASNALPKTV; the protein is encoded by the coding sequence ATGACTGACACAAAATATACAACTTTCTGGAATGTATTAAATAATATAGGAATAGAAATTCCAGCGATACAACGTGATTATGCACAAGGAAGAGAAGTCGGAAGGATACCGATTATTAGAAAAAAATTCATCAATACATTATTATCGGCTATTGAAGATAATACACCGACGAGATTAGATTTTATTTATGGAAAAATTTATGGTGAAAAGAACATTGAAGAATTACGAAAAAACACACATTCTATTAAATCTTTGTTAGATAGTATACGTGAATATGCTGACAGTATTGATTTGATAGTTTCTGAAAATGACATAGTTGAAAAGGGTAATAATAAAGGAGAAACAGTTTTTTTAATTCCTTTAGATGGACAACAGCGCTTGACTGCTTTATTTCTGATTCACTGGTTTATTAATTCAAACCTTGAAAAAAATGAATGTTATAAAAACTTACAACAACTTAAAAGATTTAGGTATAAAACAAGAAAAAGTACAGAGTTATTTATTGAAATGCTATGCGATGAAACCGTAAGTTTTAATTTTACCAAAAATTTGTACGAGGAAATTGTTAATCATGAAAGATTTTCTACCACTTGGAAAGATGATCCGACGGTTAAGTCAATGTTAGTCGTAATTAATGAAATTCAACAGTACTTTAATAATAAAGAAGAGAAAATCCTGTCAGAAGATTATTCTTCAATTTGGAAGAACCTTACCGAGAATGAAATTTTACATTTTGATTTTTTAAACTTAAAGAATTTTAGTTTATCTGATGATCTATATGTTAAGATGAATGCGAGAGGAAAAGAGTTAAGTGATTTCGAAAATTTTAAGGCGTGGCTCATAGGTAAAATTGAGAATGATGAATGGTTGGAAAGTGAGTTATGGAATGAGTATTCATTAAAATTCGATGTAGAATGGAACGATTTATTTTGGGCTCAAAAAAGCGAAAACGTTTATGAAATAGACGATGCATACTTTAATTATTTTAAAATTCTTTATTTAACTGATTTAGTGTCCGAAGCCAAAATAATGAAAAGTGCATTTAAGGCAGGCGAAATTAATGATGTAATCGAATCGATTATTAAAAATTCGCCCGATTTTGACTTTGAAAAGATATATAATGAAAAATTTAAAAACCAATTAAGTAGATATTTTAAAATCATAGATTTTTGTGGTGATAATAAACTTAAGAGTGAGAAAAACAGAGTTGCTATTCAAGAATTTAAAAAATTCTTATTTAATAGTACATCTGAAATATCATGGATAGATTTAATTAAGAATTATATAATCATTTCATTTGTTGAAGCCAATTCAAAGAACGCATTAAATCAATTTAATTTTGAATCATATTTTAGAGTATTAAGTAATCTATTTAATAATCAAACCTTTGATAGTGCTTCATTATATCAGAATGCGATAAATGATATTAATAGTATAAACGAAGATTTAATTGGTAATGATTATAATATATACGACTGGTTAATTAATTTAGAAGAAGAGACATATAGTTCTGTGTTTACTAAAGGACAAATTTCGGAGGACAAATTAAAAACATCTTTAATTTATCAAGGAGATCAAAAAGTAATTGACGAACAATGGTTAGCATTAATAGAAGAGGCTGAATCGCATGAATATTTTAATGGTAAAATAGGATTTCTTTTAACCTTTTCAAATAAAGATAAAAATTTGTTTAGAAAATATTTAGACAAAATTTCTCCGTTATTTACAAGTAAAATTTTAAATATTGAAAATTATTTGCTTCAAAGATCGTTGTTAACTTACGGGAATTATTTTGGTTCAAGAGGCGGTGATAAGGTTTCATTTTTTAAAAATGATAATACCAGTTATAGATCTCGTAGAGAGAACTGGTTAGGTTTTTTATTGGATTATAATCAGAATTTATTATTAAAAAATTTAGTTGATGATGAGTTATATGATGAAAGTAATGTCATAGATTCCTTAAATAAAATAATCGATCGCTTTATTGAAAATAATTCTGAAATTGACATGATAAATACAAACATATCAAATATTGATTATTACAAACTGTATATTTATTGTCCTGATTTATTTAAATATGGCAGTTCTAATTTAATCCAGTTAGATCAAAAAAAGTATGCTTATCAATTAAATGCAACAAATACCGGCGGATATTTTAATGATGTTTTGCTGGAGTATATTAAAAAAAAATATTTCAGTAAATGTGAAGTGGTTGAAGTTAAAAGAACTTTAGGCTGGGATAATAGTCCTAATATAGTATTAGGTAATAAAATATTTAGAGTTGTACCAAAAAATAATAATATCCTCGTTGAAGAAGTAGAAAACGGTGATGTCATTGAAGAATTTAATACATTACGAGAATTGATTAATTTTATAGAAATTAACCTTATTTCAAATCATGATTTGCCCGCATCAAATGCATTGCCCAAAACCGTATAA